Within Mongoliitalea daihaiensis, the genomic segment ACAGGACCATTATTTCAATATTTGTGAACTCAATCTAGAAACCTTCCCGATAGATCGGGATGCTCTGTCCAATTGAGCTACAGGACCATTATTTCAATATTTGTGAACTCAAACCAGAAACCTTCCCGATAGATCGGTATGCTCTGTCCAATTGAGCTACAGGACCATTATTTCAATATTTGTGAACTCAAACCAGAAACCTCCCCGATAGATCGGGATGCTCTATCCAATTGAGCTACAGGACCATCATTTCAATATTTGTGAACTCAAACCAGAAGCCTTCCCGATAGATCGGAATGCTCTATACAACTGAGCTACAGGACCGTTATTTAATTAAGTGGTCGGGGTGGCAGGATTCGAACCTACGACCTCCACATCCCAAATGTGGCGCGATACCGGGCTACGCTACACCCCGAACTTTAATTCATCAATACGATAGTATTGAAGGCAATAAACTAGAGACCTCGCTGGGGCTTCCCGACACGAACTTGCTGCGCTGCATTCTATCGGGATAAACTTCTCGCCCTATGCGATGAATCTTTAAACCAGTGATCCCGCTGGGGCTCGAACCCAGGACCCTAACATTAAAAGTGTTATGCTCTACCAGCTGAGCTACGGAATCGGATGTCAATATGCGCCTCAGACGTTTTAGAGACATTTTTTAACAAACTTTGATTTGTTTTTTGTCAAATCATTGTCGTAATTGGACTGCAAAAATAAGCGCTCGAATTTAAAATGCAAAACATCCAACCAAACTTTCTGACAAAATTTATAATTATTTCATTGGGCTTTATACAAACCTTTAATTGTCAGGCTGATAAATTTTCGCTTCAAAACGCAGATTCTTTGTTTGCAGGTAATAATTATCAAGAAGCCCTTGCTATCTACGAACATTTACTTGTCGAAGAAGAAATCTACTCTCCTGCCATGCTTTTAAAAATGGCATTTGTAGCAGAAGGTATGGGAGATTTCTCTAAAGCTTCCTATTACTTAGCTAAGTTTTATGATATCAATCCAAACCCTAGAGTCATCACCAAAATCAAATCTCTGACCGAACAATCCGAACTTTACGGGTATGAGCTCTCCGATTGGGATCAATTTTTTGGATTTCTAACTGACTTAAGGGTAGAATTAACGGCTTTTTTTGCTTTTTTGCTGGTCGTTTCATTGACGTTATTGGTAGTGTTCCGGGAAAAAGCTATCAAACCGAAATATTACATTCCTTCTTTTGGTTTAATTTTTCTGATATTCCTCTGCAATAATTTCCTTTACCAGCCTCGCACGGGCATCATCACAGGAAGTCCCACACTGATCATGGATAAACCTACTGGGGCAGGAAAAGTGCTTTCTGTAGTCGATCCAGGGCATAGAGTTATCATCCAATCCTCCAAAGACATCTGGCATGAAGTAAAGTGGAAAAATAAAAACGCTTATATCAAAAAAGATCACATAACCAGATTATAGGGATCCTTGATCTAAGGCACCCATCAACGCTGAAATTGTTTCAGGTGACATGTACAAAGCACGTATCTTGTTTTTGTAGGTATCAGTGAATTTATCATGATCCAAAATGTATTGTTTATGAAAAAGTATTTGTGGTCCTAATCCATAAGCAATGGCATAACTATCTGCAACCAGTTCAGCTTCAATGTATCTCTTTTTGGAAAGTGTATATCCTATACCAAATCCTATCATATTCAAGGAACTCCTATTCAGATAATCCATCACATGACCCAATTCATGCCCAATCCAACCTACCAATGCTTCTTGGGGCACTTGTTCAATAGGCATTTTATAGTCATCAAAAACCAAGGTTTCAGTGATCTTAATTCTATACCTACGTTCATTTTTTCGGTCAACAATCAAGGAAAGTATGTTGGGCTGAGCTTGCATCACCGCACCTTTGATATTTTTTATCAACTGAAAATCAATTTTCACATCTTCCAACTCAGGAAAATGTGAAAAAGCTTCCAAAATCGATTTTTCTAGCTTCTGCGGATAGGTGATATTCTTATAACTGACGATGGAATCTTCAATGGGGGCTTGATATATATTTCCTTCTTTCTCAGGCGTAAATGTAGTCCACAAAAAGAAAACCAATAGAGATTGTAACATAATGGATGATTAATACTTTTTTTCAGTATACGAAAAAAGCCGAAAAAAGCCAAAAAAAACTCCAAAATGAACCCCTTAAATTAAAAAAGGAGGCCAAATGGCCTCCTCCTTTTGTATATAACAAATATTATTTATTGGCTATGAAGACCAACAAATCAACAACTTTATTAGAGTATCCCCACTCGTTATCATACCAAGAAACAACTTTCACAAAAGTGTCACTCAGCTGAATACCTGCTCCGGCATCAAAAATGGATGTTCTTGCATCACCATTGAAGTCAGTGGAAACCACTGCATCTTCTGTGTAACCAAGTACTCCCTTCATAGAAGTTTCAGAAACCTCTTTCATCTTTGCGCAAATCTCGCTGTATTTTGCAGGATTTTTCAAACGAACGGTTAAATCAACTACGGAAACATTTGGTGTTGGAACTCGGAAAGCCATACCGGTTAATTTACCATTCAACTCAGGGATAACTTTGCCTACTGCTTTAGCAGCACCCGTAGAAGATGGAATGATATTTTGACCTGCACCTCTACCACCTCTCCAATCTTTAGAAGAAGGAGCATCTACTGTTTTTTGCGTTGCAGTAGTCGCATGTACTGTTGTCATCAAACCTTCTTCAATACCCCAGTTATCATTCAATACTTTGGCAATTGGAGCCAAGCAATTGGTTGTACAAGAAGCGTTGGATACAAATGTCATATCAGGCGTGTAAGAAGACTCATTTACGCCCATAACAAACATAGGAGTATCATCTTTTGAAGGTGCGGACATGATTACTTTTTTCGCACCTGCATCAATATGCCCTTGTGCAGACTCTTTGGTCAGGAAAATACCTGTAGATTCTACCACATAGTCGGCGCCAACTTCACCCCATTTCAAGTTTGCAGGACTCTTTTCAGCTGTTACTCTGATTTCTTTTCCATTGACCACTAGCTTTCCATCTTTGACAGATACATCTCCGTCAAAAACACCATGTGTGGAATCGTACTTCAACATATAGGCTATGTAGTCCACATCAATCAAATCATTGATAGCAACTACTTCTACGTCGCTTCTATTAGAGGCAGCTCTGAATACCAATCGTCCGATTCTTCCAAATCCATTGATACCGATTTTAATTTTGCTCATAATCTGTGTGTTTATTGTTTGTGTTGTGTATTAATTTTTAAAATTTGATAATCAGTAAGCCTTATTTGGCTTGGTTAAAGAAATTTCACAGCACTAAAATACCCAAAAAAAATCAGTCCCCCAAACATAATAAACTTTTGAAAATGAACATTTTAAAGTGGACACAACTTACAATCGATTGCGGGTTAACTAATGAGAAAACAATTATTTGATTATCAGTAGGATAATTTTTTATGTATTTTAAGCAAAAATCTAAATAATCCAATGTTTGTTGACGCAATTCAAAAAGTTTCAGGCTTTACC encodes:
- a CDS encoding tetratricopeptide repeat protein; protein product: MQNIQPNFLTKFIIISLGFIQTFNCQADKFSLQNADSLFAGNNYQEALAIYEHLLVEEEIYSPAMLLKMAFVAEGMGDFSKASYYLAKFYDINPNPRVITKIKSLTEQSELYGYELSDWDQFFGFLTDLRVELTAFFAFLLVVSLTLLVVFREKAIKPKYYIPSFGLIFLIFLCNNFLYQPRTGIITGSPTLIMDKPTGAGKVLSVVDPGHRVIIQSSKDIWHEVKWKNKNAYIKKDHITRL
- the gap gene encoding type I glyceraldehyde-3-phosphate dehydrogenase, which gives rise to MSKIKIGINGFGRIGRLVFRAASNRSDVEVVAINDLIDVDYIAYMLKYDSTHGVFDGDVSVKDGKLVVNGKEIRVTAEKSPANLKWGEVGADYVVESTGIFLTKESAQGHIDAGAKKVIMSAPSKDDTPMFVMGVNESSYTPDMTFVSNASCTTNCLAPIAKVLNDNWGIEEGLMTTVHATTATQKTVDAPSSKDWRGGRGAGQNIIPSSTGAAKAVGKVIPELNGKLTGMAFRVPTPNVSVVDLTVRLKNPAKYSEICAKMKEVSETSMKGVLGYTEDAVVSTDFNGDARTSIFDAGAGIQLSDTFVKVVSWYDNEWGYSNKVVDLLVFIANK